A window from Streptomyces sp. NBC_00271 encodes these proteins:
- a CDS encoding beta-L-arabinofuranosidase domain-containing protein — translation MNPPLDRRHFLAVTGTSTAAMTLAAADGGTAHASPGTNTSGAPVAHDANTPVQPFPLGSVTLLDSAFRANQQRNSAYLRFVDIDRLLHTFRTNVGLPSSVRPCGGWEGPSVELRGHSTGHLLSGLALAHANTGERALRDKGHRLVAALAECQAASPAAGFGAGYLSAFPESFFDRLEAGTGVWAPYYTMHKIMAGLVEQHRLTGSGQALDVVLRQAEWVDRRTEPLSHEQMQRVLETEFGGMNDVLADLHALTGDAKWLDVAERFTHARVFDPLARNEDRLAGLHANTQIPKMVGALRLWEEGLPDRYRTIAENFWQIVTDHHTYVIGGNSNGEGFHEPDVIAAQLSNNTCENCNSYNMLKLTRLLHFHAPRRTDLLDYYERTLFNQMLGEQDPDAAHGFNIYYTGLGPGAFKQQPSFMGTDPAAYSTDYDNFSCDHGTGMETQAKFADTVYSHDRHRLLVNLFIPSQVNWRERNITWRQTTSFPDRSSTVLTVTAGRAAHQLLVRIPSWAADARATLNGRALPDRPEPGSWLTLDREWRAGDRVEVSLPMRTVIEPTPDDPDVQAVLHGPVVLAGAYGDRAMPRLPRLDTGSLRQESQEPLRFTARADGEDISLLPISRVHHQHYSVYWLTGEPPPPLPEFAAWHRFDETSGTTAADATGNGKAAQLVGGAAWTAGGAVGGAVALDGTDGYVRLADDLLAGAAVYTLATWVRLDGQPGVWSRVFDLGTGVTANMFLTPLSGDGTLRYAITAAGAGAEQRIDAAPLPTDRWVHVAVTYGGGTAVLYVDGQEVGRNAQVTVDPRYFGNHIRAGYLGRSQYADPCLRGAVDDFRVYGKTLTAEEVAALAQA, via the coding sequence GTGAACCCCCCACTCGACAGACGTCACTTCCTCGCCGTCACCGGCACGTCCACGGCCGCCATGACCCTGGCCGCGGCCGACGGCGGCACGGCCCACGCCTCGCCCGGGACCAACACCTCGGGCGCCCCGGTCGCCCACGACGCCAACACTCCCGTCCAGCCGTTCCCCCTCGGCTCGGTGACCCTCCTGGACAGCGCCTTCCGAGCCAACCAGCAGCGCAACTCCGCCTATCTGCGCTTCGTGGACATCGACCGACTGCTCCACACCTTCCGTACCAACGTCGGCCTGCCCAGCAGCGTCCGGCCGTGCGGTGGCTGGGAGGGCCCGAGCGTCGAGTTGCGCGGCCATTCGACCGGCCATCTGCTCTCCGGACTCGCCCTCGCCCACGCCAACACCGGGGAGCGGGCCCTGCGCGACAAGGGTCACCGGCTCGTCGCGGCGCTCGCCGAGTGCCAGGCCGCCTCCCCCGCCGCGGGCTTTGGCGCGGGCTATCTGTCCGCCTTCCCGGAGAGCTTCTTCGACCGCCTCGAAGCCGGGACCGGCGTATGGGCGCCGTACTACACGATGCACAAGATCATGGCCGGGCTGGTCGAGCAGCACCGGCTGACCGGCAGCGGACAGGCCCTCGACGTCGTGCTGCGCCAGGCCGAGTGGGTCGACCGGCGCACCGAGCCGTTGTCGCACGAGCAGATGCAGCGGGTGCTGGAGACGGAGTTCGGCGGTATGAACGACGTGCTCGCCGATCTGCACGCCCTCACCGGCGACGCCAAGTGGCTCGACGTCGCCGAACGCTTCACGCACGCCCGCGTCTTCGACCCGCTGGCCAGGAACGAGGACAGGCTCGCGGGGCTGCACGCCAACACCCAGATCCCCAAGATGGTCGGCGCCCTGCGCCTGTGGGAGGAGGGTCTGCCCGACCGCTACCGCACGATCGCCGAGAACTTCTGGCAGATCGTCACCGACCACCACACCTACGTGATCGGCGGGAACAGCAACGGCGAGGGTTTTCACGAACCGGACGTCATCGCGGCCCAGTTGTCCAACAACACCTGCGAGAACTGCAACAGCTACAACATGCTGAAGCTGACCCGCCTGCTGCACTTCCACGCACCCCGGCGCACCGATCTGCTCGACTACTACGAGCGGACCCTGTTCAACCAGATGCTCGGTGAGCAGGACCCGGACGCAGCGCACGGCTTCAACATCTACTACACGGGCCTGGGCCCCGGCGCCTTCAAGCAGCAGCCGTCCTTCATGGGCACCGACCCGGCCGCCTACTCGACCGACTACGACAACTTCTCCTGCGACCACGGCACCGGGATGGAGACGCAGGCGAAGTTCGCCGACACGGTCTACTCGCACGACCGGCACCGGCTGCTGGTGAACCTGTTCATCCCGTCGCAGGTCAACTGGCGGGAACGGAACATCACTTGGCGGCAGACCACCTCCTTCCCCGACCGGTCGTCGACCGTGCTGACCGTCACCGCCGGACGGGCCGCGCACCAGCTGCTCGTCCGTATCCCGTCCTGGGCCGCGGACGCCCGCGCGACACTCAACGGCCGCGCCCTGCCCGACCGTCCGGAGCCCGGCAGCTGGCTGACCCTCGACCGGGAGTGGCGCGCCGGGGACCGGGTCGAGGTGTCGCTGCCCATGCGCACGGTCATCGAGCCGACGCCCGACGACCCCGACGTACAGGCGGTACTGCACGGCCCGGTGGTCCTGGCAGGGGCGTACGGGGACCGGGCGATGCCGCGGCTGCCGCGCCTGGACACCGGATCCCTACGGCAGGAGTCGCAGGAGCCGCTGCGGTTCACCGCCCGCGCCGACGGCGAGGACATCTCACTGCTGCCGATCTCCCGGGTGCACCACCAGCACTACTCCGTGTACTGGCTGACCGGTGAACCGCCGCCCCCACTACCGGAGTTCGCCGCCTGGCACCGTTTCGACGAGACCTCCGGGACCACGGCCGCCGACGCCACCGGGAACGGGAAGGCGGCCCAGCTCGTCGGCGGTGCCGCCTGGACGGCGGGCGGCGCCGTCGGTGGTGCGGTGGCGCTCGACGGCACGGACGGGTACGTACGCCTGGCCGACGACCTCCTCGCGGGCGCCGCCGTCTACACACTGGCCACCTGGGTGCGGCTGGACGGCCAACCCGGTGTCTGGAGCAGGGTGTTCGACCTCGGCACCGGCGTCACGGCCAACATGTTCCTCACCCCGCTCAGCGGCGACGGCACCCTTCGCTACGCCATCACCGCCGCAGGCGCGGGCGCCGAGCAACGCATCGACGCCGCGCCGCTGCCCACCGACCGCTGGGTGCATGTGGCGGTGACGTACGGCGGCGGGACCGCCGTCCTGTATGTGGACGGGCAGGAGGTCGGGCGCAACGCCCAGGTCACGGTGGATCCACGCTACTTCGGCAACCACATCCGTGCCGGGTACCTCGGCAGGTCGCAGTACGCCGACCCCTGTCTGAGGGGTGCGGTCGACGACTTCCGTGTGTACGGCAAGACCCTCACGGCCGAGGAGGTCGCCGCCCTGGCCCAGGCCTAG
- a CDS encoding phosphatase domain-containing protein, with the protein MTEKTRGKTSRPLAVFDLDGTLADSAHRQRFLERKPRDWDAFFAAAPQDPPLAQGVALVLRSTEECEVVYLTGRPERCRRDTVEWLAAQGLPEGRVWMRRNDDRRPARHTKLDVLRRLARDREIHVLVDDDELVCDEAERSGFRVVRARWATASAALKDAQEREGRT; encoded by the coding sequence GTGACGGAGAAGACCAGGGGGAAGACCAGCAGACCGCTCGCCGTGTTCGACCTCGACGGCACGCTCGCGGACAGCGCGCACCGGCAGCGGTTCCTGGAGCGCAAACCGCGGGACTGGGACGCGTTCTTCGCCGCCGCGCCGCAGGATCCGCCGCTCGCGCAGGGAGTGGCCCTGGTGTTGCGCAGCACGGAGGAGTGCGAGGTGGTCTATCTGACCGGACGTCCCGAGCGCTGCCGCCGTGACACCGTCGAGTGGCTGGCCGCGCAGGGGTTGCCCGAGGGGCGCGTCTGGATGCGACGCAACGACGACCGCAGGCCCGCCCGTCACACCAAACTGGACGTCCTGCGCCGGCTCGCGCGCGACCGCGAGATCCACGTCCTGGTCGACGACGACGAACTCGTCTGCGACGAGGCGGAACGGTCCGGTTTCAGGGTCGTCCGAGCCCGCTGGGCCACGGCGTCCGCGGCACTGAAGGACGCACAGGAGCGGGAGGGACGGACCTAG
- a CDS encoding dodecin, whose product MSDHTYRVTEIVGTSHEGVDQAIRNGISRASQTLRNLDWFEITQVRGQIVDGEVEHYQVGLKVGFRLEDGA is encoded by the coding sequence ATGTCCGACCACACGTATCGGGTCACCGAGATCGTAGGCACCTCCCACGAGGGCGTCGACCAGGCCATTCGCAACGGGATCTCCCGGGCCTCGCAGACCCTGCGCAACCTGGACTGGTTCGAGATCACCCAGGTCAGGGGGCAGATCGTGGACGGGGAGGTCGAGCACTACCAGGTCGGCCTGAAGGTCGGCTTCCGCCTGGAGGACGGCGCCTGA
- the egtD gene encoding L-histidine N(alpha)-methyltransferase, with the protein MSPFLLTRTLPEDATDAALRADVLHGLTHTPKTLPPKWFYDAHGSELFDQITELPEYYPTRAEREILIARAPEIAATTGARTLVELGSGSSEKTRHLLDALPGLHTYVPVDVSESALTQAGQALIAEHPGLGVHALIADFTGGLALPGTPGPRLVAFLGGTIGNLLPAERETFLASVRALLSPGDSLLLGTDLVKDESVLVAAYDDAAGVTAEFNKNVLHVVNRELGADFDPDAFAHVALWDDEHEWIEMRLRSLTDQTVKIPALDLAVEFADGEELRTEISAKFREEGIRRELAAAGLDLAHWWTDRESRFALSLSVVR; encoded by the coding sequence GTGAGCCCGTTCCTTCTCACCCGCACCCTGCCCGAGGACGCCACGGACGCCGCGCTGCGCGCCGACGTCCTGCACGGCCTCACCCACACCCCCAAGACGCTGCCGCCGAAGTGGTTCTACGACGCCCACGGCAGCGAGCTGTTCGACCAGATCACCGAACTGCCCGAGTACTACCCCACCCGGGCGGAGCGCGAGATCCTCATCGCCCGGGCCCCCGAGATCGCCGCGACGACCGGTGCGCGCACCCTTGTCGAGCTGGGGTCCGGTTCGTCCGAGAAGACCCGCCATCTGCTCGACGCGCTGCCGGGGCTGCACACGTACGTGCCGGTCGATGTCAGCGAGAGTGCCCTCACCCAGGCCGGGCAGGCGCTGATCGCCGAGCATCCGGGGCTCGGCGTGCACGCGTTGATCGCCGACTTCACGGGCGGCCTCGCGCTGCCGGGAACGCCGGGGCCGCGGCTGGTGGCGTTCCTCGGCGGCACCATTGGCAACCTGCTGCCCGCCGAGCGGGAGACGTTCCTGGCGTCCGTACGGGCGCTGCTCTCCCCCGGCGACTCGCTGCTGCTCGGCACGGACCTCGTCAAGGACGAGTCGGTGCTGGTCGCCGCGTACGACGACGCGGCGGGGGTGACGGCGGAGTTCAACAAGAACGTGCTGCACGTCGTCAACCGCGAGCTCGGCGCCGATTTCGACCCCGACGCGTTCGCCCATGTCGCCCTCTGGGACGACGAGCACGAGTGGATCGAGATGCGGCTGCGGTCGCTGACCGACCAGACGGTGAAGATCCCCGCGCTCGACCTCGCGGTCGAATTCGCCGACGGCGAGGAACTGCGCACCGAGATCTCGGCGAAGTTCCGCGAGGAGGGGATACGGCGCGAACTCGCTGCCGCGGGGCTCGACCTGGCCCATTGGTGGACGGACCGGGAGAGCCGTTTCGCCCTGTCGCTGAGCGTGGTCCGCTGA
- the egtC gene encoding ergothioneine biosynthesis protein EgtC, with the protein MCRHLAYLGPPEPLGRLLVEPPHSLFRQSWAPRRQRHGTVNADGFGVGWYAEGDPVPARYRRPGPIWGDQSFADLARVVRSTALLGAVRDATVAGADGEAAAAPFAADRWLFSHNGAVRGWPGSLAPLVTSLPPAELLSLEARCDSALVWALLLHRLRSGDNEGQALADTVLEVAEAAPGSRLNLLLTSGDTITATAWGDTLWYLAEPGRRTVVASEPYDDDPHWQEVPDRTLLAASRTDVLLTPLKDPHAQEGAHDPLASARTKEPST; encoded by the coding sequence ATGTGCCGTCACCTGGCCTACCTGGGACCGCCTGAGCCGCTCGGCCGACTCCTCGTGGAACCGCCGCACAGTCTGTTCCGGCAGTCGTGGGCGCCGCGCCGGCAGCGGCACGGGACGGTCAACGCCGATGGTTTCGGGGTGGGTTGGTACGCCGAAGGGGATCCGGTGCCCGCGCGGTACCGGCGCCCCGGGCCGATCTGGGGCGACCAGTCGTTCGCGGACCTGGCCCGGGTCGTCAGGAGCACGGCGCTGCTCGGCGCCGTACGGGACGCCACCGTGGCGGGAGCCGACGGGGAGGCCGCGGCGGCGCCGTTCGCCGCGGACCGCTGGCTGTTCAGCCACAACGGCGCCGTACGGGGCTGGCCGGGCTCCCTCGCCCCACTGGTGACAAGCCTGCCCCCGGCCGAACTGCTGTCCCTGGAGGCCCGCTGCGACTCCGCGCTCGTCTGGGCGCTGCTCCTGCACCGGCTGCGCTCCGGTGACAACGAGGGCCAGGCGCTGGCCGACACCGTCCTGGAGGTAGCCGAGGCGGCCCCCGGGTCCCGGCTGAACCTGCTGCTCACAAGCGGCGACACGATCACCGCGACGGCCTGGGGCGACACCCTCTGGTACCTCGCCGAGCCCGGCCGCCGCACCGTCGTGGCGTCCGAACCGTACGACGACGACCCGCACTGGCAGGAGGTGCCGGACCGCACGCTGCTCGCGGCGAGCCGCACCGATGTCCTGCTCACCCCGCTCAAGGACCCGCACGCGCAGGAAGGCGCGCACGACCCCTTGGCATCCGCACGCACCAAGGAGCCCAGCACGTGA
- the egtB gene encoding ergothioneine biosynthesis protein EgtB: MTAPASPTDPESLRERALDALTTARDRTALLTSCVEEPELTAQHSPLMSPLVWDLAHIGNQEELWLLRAVAGRDAMRPEIDGLYDAFEHPRSERPSLPLLPPAEARQYAAEVRGRALDVLESTAFRGTPLTEAGFAFGMIAQHEQQHDETMLITHQLRKGPAALTAPDPAPAPPFTGPAEVLVPGGPFTMGTSTEPWALDNERPAHRREVPPYFIDTTPVTNAAYQAFIEDGGYDTERWWSPQGWSHIRSHGIEAPLFWRREGGQWLRRHFGVTEVVPPDEPVLHVSWYEADAYARWAGRRLPTEAEWEKAARHDPTAGRSTRYPWGDADPTPEHANLGQRHLRPAPAGSYPAGASPLGVRQLIGDVWEWTSSDLHPYPGFAAFPYKEYSEVFFGPEYKVLRGGSFAVDQVACRGTFRNWDYPIRRQIFSGFRTARDGSV, translated from the coding sequence ATGACCGCCCCCGCATCACCCACCGATCCGGAGTCGCTCCGGGAGCGCGCGCTCGACGCGCTGACCACGGCCCGCGACCGCACCGCGCTCCTGACCTCCTGCGTGGAGGAGCCCGAACTGACCGCGCAGCACTCGCCGTTGATGTCCCCGCTGGTCTGGGACCTGGCACACATCGGCAACCAGGAGGAGCTGTGGCTGCTGCGCGCGGTCGCCGGGCGGGACGCGATGCGGCCCGAGATAGACGGGCTGTACGACGCGTTCGAGCATCCGCGATCCGAGCGGCCCTCGCTGCCGCTGCTGCCGCCCGCGGAGGCCCGTCAGTACGCCGCCGAGGTACGCGGACGGGCGCTGGACGTCCTGGAGAGCACCGCGTTCCGGGGCACGCCGCTGACCGAGGCGGGCTTCGCGTTCGGGATGATCGCTCAGCATGAACAGCAGCACGACGAGACCATGCTGATCACCCATCAGCTCCGCAAAGGGCCCGCCGCCCTCACGGCGCCGGACCCCGCTCCCGCGCCGCCGTTCACGGGACCCGCCGAAGTCCTGGTCCCCGGCGGCCCGTTCACGATGGGCACCTCCACCGAACCGTGGGCCCTGGACAACGAGCGCCCCGCCCACCGACGCGAGGTCCCGCCCTACTTCATCGACACCACCCCGGTGACGAACGCCGCCTACCAGGCCTTCATCGAGGACGGCGGCTACGACACCGAACGCTGGTGGAGCCCGCAGGGCTGGTCCCACATCCGCTCGCACGGCATCGAGGCGCCGCTGTTCTGGCGCCGCGAGGGCGGACAGTGGCTGCGGCGTCACTTCGGCGTCACCGAGGTCGTACCGCCCGACGAACCCGTGCTGCACGTCAGCTGGTACGAGGCCGACGCGTACGCCCGCTGGGCGGGGCGCCGGCTGCCCACCGAGGCCGAGTGGGAGAAGGCGGCCCGCCACGACCCGACGGCCGGTCGCTCCACGCGCTACCCGTGGGGCGACGCCGACCCCACCCCCGAGCACGCCAACCTCGGCCAGCGCCATCTGCGTCCGGCCCCGGCGGGCAGCTATCCCGCGGGAGCGTCACCGCTCGGCGTACGGCAGTTGATCGGTGACGTGTGGGAGTGGACATCGAGCGACCTGCACCCCTATCCCGGGTTCGCGGCGTTCCCGTACAAGGAGTACTCGGAGGTGTTCTTCGGCCCGGAGTACAAAGTGCTGCGCGGCGGTTCGTTCGCCGTGGACCAGGTGGCCTGCCGGGGGACCTTCCGCAACTGGGACTATCCGATCCGGCGGCAGATCTTCTCCGGGTTCCGCACGGCCCGCGACGGGTCCGTCTGA
- the egtA gene encoding ergothioneine biosynthesis glutamate--cysteine ligase EgtA, with amino-acid sequence MSDSVSDCTERRSAVTEAEVEALVRGICFKTGPPRTLGVEVEWLVHELRRPQLPASPERLQAAYAALRTLPLRSALTVEPGGQLELSSLPAASLMECIGSVSSDLDAVRAVLREAGLGLSGYGHDPWNPPSRFLHEPRYDAMEQYLDRAGPEGRAMMCSSASVQVCLDAGYEEPGPLGHGRRWWLAHQLGAVLVAAFAHSPVAGGRYTGWRSTRQSLWAAMDPGRSAAPSLAGDPRAAWARHVLDAPVMCVRAPDGPWEVPEGLTFRAWTRSETPPDRADLDYHLTTLFPPVRPRGHLELRMIDAQPGDDGWIVPLAVTAALFDDPEAAEVAYRTVKPLAERAEARPAPCNPLWNDAARYGLTDPELREAAATCFAAAAEALPRLGATAEVQEAVAEFTDRYVARGRCPADDLLSRFHSRHHGQLDGKDIRT; translated from the coding sequence ATGTCCGATTCGGTGAGTGACTGTACGGAGCGCCGCTCCGCCGTCACCGAGGCCGAGGTGGAGGCGCTGGTCCGAGGCATCTGCTTCAAGACCGGGCCGCCTCGCACCCTCGGTGTCGAAGTGGAATGGCTCGTCCACGAGCTGCGCCGGCCGCAGCTCCCGGCATCACCAGAACGACTCCAAGCGGCGTACGCCGCACTGCGGACCCTGCCCCTGCGTTCGGCGCTCACCGTCGAACCCGGCGGACAGCTGGAGCTGAGCTCCCTTCCCGCCGCCTCCCTGATGGAGTGCATCGGGTCCGTCTCGTCCGACCTCGACGCGGTACGCGCGGTACTGCGCGAGGCGGGTCTCGGCCTCAGCGGGTACGGCCACGATCCCTGGAACCCCCCGAGCCGCTTTCTCCATGAGCCGCGCTACGACGCCATGGAGCAGTACCTCGACCGGGCCGGCCCGGAGGGGCGGGCCATGATGTGCTCCTCCGCCTCCGTCCAGGTGTGCCTGGACGCCGGGTACGAGGAGCCCGGCCCCCTGGGGCACGGGCGCCGCTGGTGGCTGGCGCACCAGCTGGGCGCTGTCCTGGTGGCCGCGTTCGCGCACTCGCCGGTGGCCGGCGGCCGGTACACGGGCTGGCGCTCCACGCGGCAGTCCCTGTGGGCGGCCATGGACCCGGGACGATCCGCCGCGCCCTCGCTGGCCGGCGATCCGCGCGCCGCCTGGGCCCGGCACGTCCTGGACGCGCCGGTGATGTGCGTCCGGGCGCCGGACGGCCCCTGGGAGGTGCCGGAGGGCCTGACCTTCCGGGCGTGGACCAGGTCCGAGACACCGCCCGACCGGGCGGATCTCGACTACCACCTGACGACGCTGTTCCCGCCGGTCCGCCCACGCGGACATCTGGAACTGCGCATGATCGACGCGCAGCCCGGCGACGACGGGTGGATCGTGCCGCTGGCGGTGACGGCGGCGCTGTTCGACGACCCGGAGGCCGCGGAGGTCGCCTACCGGACCGTCAAACCCCTCGCGGAACGCGCCGAGGCACGGCCCGCTCCGTGCAACCCGCTGTGGAACGACGCCGCGCGGTACGGCCTGACCGACCCCGAGTTGCGTGAGGCCGCCGCCACCTGTTTCGCGGCCGCCGCCGAGGCGTTGCCCCGCCTGGGCGCCACCGCCGAGGTGCAAGAGGCCGTCGCGGAGTTCACGGACCGCTATGTGGCCCGGGGCCGCTGCCCCGCCGACGATCTGCTGAGCCGCTTCCACAGCCGACACCACGGTCAGCTCGACGGGAAGGACATCCGCACATGA
- a CDS encoding TIGR02452 family protein — MSARLRALAQQTQEIVAAGGYRASDGRVVSIAAAVEAARAGTRMYGPEPVGAAAAGPASAPRESTLFEVTGESSLEAARRLVRKDEGRPADPVAVLNFASARNPGGGFLNGAQAQEEALCRASALYTCLLRAREFYDHHRAHRDPFYTDRVIHSPAVPVFRDDRGGLLDEPYTAGFLTAAAPNAGVVLRTAPERAPQLGPALAVRAERVLETAAAHGYRQLVLGAWGCGVFRNDPAQVAGAFHDLLVNGRFAGAFDHVVFGVLDRTRDQATRGSFEQAFAHVRALNASRTAPASGARPN, encoded by the coding sequence ATGAGTGCGCGCCTGCGCGCGCTCGCGCAGCAGACGCAGGAGATCGTCGCGGCGGGCGGGTACCGCGCGTCCGACGGACGCGTGGTGTCGATCGCCGCGGCCGTCGAGGCCGCGCGGGCGGGAACACGCATGTACGGCCCTGAGCCGGTCGGGGCAGCGGCCGCCGGCCCCGCGAGCGCACCGCGCGAGAGCACGCTGTTCGAGGTGACGGGCGAGAGTAGTCTGGAGGCCGCCCGACGGCTGGTGCGCAAGGACGAGGGGCGCCCGGCCGACCCGGTCGCCGTCCTGAACTTCGCCTCGGCGCGCAACCCGGGCGGCGGCTTCCTGAACGGCGCGCAGGCCCAGGAGGAGGCCCTGTGCCGGGCCTCCGCGCTGTACACGTGTCTGCTGCGGGCCCGGGAGTTCTACGACCACCACCGCGCCCACCGGGATCCGTTCTACACGGACCGTGTCATCCACTCACCCGCCGTGCCCGTCTTCCGCGACGACCGCGGAGGTCTGCTCGACGAGCCGTACACGGCCGGATTCCTGACCGCCGCGGCCCCCAACGCCGGAGTCGTCCTGCGCACGGCCCCGGAGCGCGCGCCCCAGCTGGGACCCGCCCTGGCCGTACGCGCCGAGCGCGTCCTGGAGACCGCCGCGGCCCACGGCTACCGCCAGCTGGTGCTGGGCGCGTGGGGCTGCGGCGTCTTCCGCAACGATCCGGCGCAGGTGGCGGGCGCGTTCCACGACTTGCTGGTCAACGGCCGCTTCGCGGGTGCTTTCGACCATGTCGTGTTCGGCGTCCTGGACCGCACGAGGGATCAGGCAACGCGAGGCTCCTTCGAGCAGGCGTTCGCCCACGTACGAGCCCTCAACGCCAGCCGTACCGCTCCTGCAAGCGGCGCACGACCGAATTGA
- a CDS encoding type II toxin-antitoxin system PemK/MazF family toxin has product MTAFTDDTAEDVPGRYGPSATTEAEPREVGRVRTEYAPAHDGDPDPGEIVWTWVPFEENDGRGKDRPVLVVAREDAGTLLAVQLSSKRHDGDREWVPIGSGPWDRSGRDSWVDVDRVLRMHEDGMRREACALDRMRFNSVVRRLQERYGWR; this is encoded by the coding sequence GTGACTGCCTTTACCGATGACACCGCCGAAGACGTTCCCGGCCGTTACGGCCCTTCCGCGACCACCGAGGCCGAACCCCGCGAGGTGGGACGGGTGCGGACGGAGTACGCGCCCGCGCACGACGGCGACCCCGATCCCGGCGAGATCGTCTGGACATGGGTGCCGTTCGAGGAGAACGACGGGCGGGGCAAGGACCGTCCGGTGCTCGTCGTCGCCCGCGAGGACGCCGGCACCCTGCTCGCCGTCCAGCTGTCGAGCAAGCGGCACGACGGGGACCGGGAGTGGGTGCCGATCGGGAGCGGGCCGTGGGACCGGTCGGGGCGGGACTCGTGGGTGGATGTGGACCGGGTGCTGCGGATGCACGAGGACGGGATGCGGCGGGAGGCCTGTGCGCTGGATCGGATGCGGTTCAATTCGGTCGTGCGCCGCTTGCAGGAGCGGTACGGCTGGCGTTGA
- a CDS encoding LysR substrate-binding domain-containing protein — protein sequence MALPLADEEYLLVAAPSRARHVEEHPSAEDICTAVRDVRPVAYAEDLPIVRRYWRNVFGKQLSARAAGAVPNLYAVVSAVTAGAGYSVLPRSLCEEHLCDGRLALLHEPVEPPPLNTLFLVQRPAPTRTRTSYGSVTASNTRPGPGSRPSRPPARRVGQGRL from the coding sequence GTGGCACTGCCGCTGGCGGACGAGGAGTACCTCCTGGTCGCCGCTCCGAGCCGGGCGCGCCACGTCGAGGAGCACCCGTCGGCCGAGGACATCTGCACCGCGGTCCGGGACGTCCGCCCGGTCGCCTACGCCGAGGATCTGCCCATCGTGCGCCGATACTGGCGCAACGTCTTCGGTAAACAGCTCTCGGCCCGGGCCGCGGGCGCCGTGCCCAACCTGTACGCCGTCGTCTCCGCGGTCACCGCGGGCGCCGGTTACAGCGTGCTGCCGCGCTCCCTGTGCGAGGAGCACCTCTGCGACGGACGCCTCGCGCTGCTCCACGAGCCGGTCGAACCGCCGCCCCTGAACACCCTCTTCCTCGTCCAGCGCCCGGCGCCGACGCGAACCCGGACGTCGTACGGGTCCGTGACCGCCTCCAACACGCGGCCCGGACCTGGTAGTCGACCATCTCGGCCACCCGCCCGGCGGGTTGGACAGGGCAGGCTCTAA